A genome region from Rhodanobacter thiooxydans includes the following:
- a CDS encoding ATP-binding protein, protein MTTPTPTPTLLAWSGGKDCLLALQRLLADPQWQVVGLLTTVNRNYQRVAMHGTPRAVLQAQAAALGLPLLEVMLDWPGSNEAYEAAHAQALVEARRRWPGIRHCAFGDLFLEDVRDYRVRQLGRENWRAVFPLWGEDTAALARRFVGEGHRAVLCCVDTQQLGAEFCGRHYDAALLDTLPVGVDPCGERGEFHTLSYAGPLFRRPLALRRGESVLRDGRFQFTDFLLDDSRLDSDAAAD, encoded by the coding sequence ATGACGACACCCACGCCGACGCCCACCCTGCTGGCCTGGAGTGGCGGCAAGGACTGCCTGCTGGCCCTGCAGCGGCTGCTGGCCGATCCGCAGTGGCAGGTGGTCGGCCTGCTTACCACGGTCAACCGCAACTACCAGCGCGTGGCCATGCACGGCACCCCGCGCGCGGTGCTGCAGGCGCAGGCCGCCGCGCTGGGCCTGCCGCTGCTGGAGGTGATGCTGGACTGGCCGGGCAGCAACGAGGCCTACGAGGCGGCCCATGCGCAGGCGCTGGTCGAGGCGCGCAGGCGCTGGCCGGGCATTCGCCACTGCGCGTTCGGCGACCTGTTCCTGGAGGACGTGCGCGACTACCGTGTGCGCCAGCTCGGCCGCGAGAACTGGCGCGCGGTGTTCCCGCTGTGGGGCGAGGACACCGCCGCACTGGCGCGGCGCTTCGTCGGCGAAGGCCACCGCGCAGTGCTGTGCTGCGTGGACACCCAGCAGCTGGGCGCGGAGTTCTGCGGCCGCCACTACGACGCCGCCCTGCTCGATACGCTGCCGGTCGGCGTCGACCCCTGCGGCGAGCGCGGCGAGTTCCACACGCTGAGTTACGCCGGACCGCTGTTCCGCCGACCGCTGGCGCTGCGCCGCGGCGAATCGGTGCTGCGCGACGGGCGCTTCCAGTTCACCGATTTCCTGCTGGACGACAGCCGGCTCGACAGCGATGCCGCGGCGGACTGA
- a CDS encoding mismatch-specific DNA-glycosylase, with amino-acid sequence MPRRTERHVLPDLLQPGLALVFCGTAAGRRSAAERAYYAHPGNLFWRALHASGLTPRLLVPAEFPLLPQFGIGLTDLAKRHSGNDDELPPDAFDAPALFARIERHAPRLLAFTSKNAARSALGHAVGYGLQDETLGSTRLFVLPSPSGQARGHWDLAPWLALAELFHAARAGM; translated from the coding sequence ATGCCGCGGCGGACTGAGCGCCACGTCCTGCCCGACCTGCTGCAACCCGGGCTGGCACTGGTGTTCTGCGGCACCGCCGCGGGCAGGCGCTCGGCCGCCGAGCGTGCCTACTACGCGCATCCCGGCAATTTGTTCTGGCGCGCTCTGCACGCATCCGGCCTCACGCCACGCCTGCTCGTGCCGGCGGAGTTTCCGCTGTTGCCGCAGTTCGGCATCGGCCTCACCGACCTGGCCAAACGCCACAGCGGCAACGACGACGAGCTGCCGCCCGATGCGTTCGATGCGCCCGCCCTGTTCGCCCGGATCGAACGCCACGCTCCGCGCCTGCTCGCCTTCACCAGCAAGAACGCGGCACGCAGCGCACTCGGCCATGCCGTCGGCTACGGCCTGCAGGACGAAACCCTCGGCAGCACGCGGCTGTTCGTGCTGCCCTCGCCGTCCGGGCAGGCGCGCGGGCATTGGGACCTGGCGCCATGGCTGGCACTGGCTGAGCTGTTCCACGCTGCCCGGGCGGGCATGTAG